A single genomic interval of Carbonactinospora thermoautotrophica harbors:
- a CDS encoding flavin monoamine oxidase family protein, which translates to MASQLRITIIGAGVAGLVAAYELEQLGHQVEILEGSSRIGGRIYTHRFGSDASAPFVELGAMRIPSHHRNTLSYIHQLGLDHKLETFKTLFSDAAAYHFTDAGFVRLRHAAQVLVEEFRARLAGDGYRDEEILFGTWLTAIGNAIAPANFRDSIFEDISLELLKLVKGIDLTPFLRGDHKDRFDLHGFFAAYPHIRSSSSGRLNRFIDDILNETSPDLLRLAGGMDQLVRALAERIRGPIRCGHEVVGLAVRDHDVLVDIRQGDHIVTKRCDYVLCTIPFSLLRRLRLCGFSEEKLAVIRNVQYWSATKVAFLCAEPFWVRDGIDGGASFIGGRVRQTYYPPVEGDPDRGAVLLASYTMGDDADVIGGMDPSRRHAVVLHEVSRMHPELLAPGMVRDVVSLAWGQHRWSCGGGVTRWGKDAAACEEERALAARPEKRLFFAGEHCSSTTAWMEGAIESAIHAVREITRDEPRTPVAVARHHM; encoded by the coding sequence GTGGCGAGCCAGCTAAGGATCACCATCATCGGTGCCGGCGTAGCCGGCCTAGTGGCCGCTTATGAGCTGGAGCAGCTCGGACATCAGGTCGAGATTCTGGAAGGAAGTTCTCGGATCGGTGGTCGGATCTACACGCACCGTTTCGGTTCCGACGCGTCGGCCCCGTTCGTGGAACTCGGCGCGATGCGTATCCCGTCGCACCATCGCAACACACTGTCCTATATTCACCAGCTTGGTCTCGACCACAAGCTGGAGACTTTCAAGACACTCTTTTCCGACGCCGCCGCCTATCACTTCACCGATGCCGGTTTCGTCCGGTTGCGGCACGCCGCCCAGGTCCTGGTCGAGGAATTCCGGGCCCGTCTCGCGGGCGATGGCTACCGCGATGAAGAGATTCTCTTCGGCACGTGGCTTACAGCCATCGGCAATGCCATCGCCCCCGCCAACTTCCGGGACAGCATCTTCGAAGACATCAGTCTGGAGCTGCTGAAGCTGGTCAAGGGCATCGACTTGACCCCGTTTCTGCGCGGCGACCACAAGGATCGGTTCGACCTGCACGGGTTCTTCGCGGCTTACCCGCATATCCGGTCCAGCTCCAGCGGGCGCCTCAACCGGTTCATCGATGACATCCTGAACGAGACCAGCCCTGACCTGCTCCGGCTGGCAGGGGGGATGGACCAGCTCGTCCGCGCGCTCGCCGAGCGTATCCGGGGACCGATCCGGTGCGGCCATGAGGTGGTCGGACTCGCAGTCCGCGACCACGACGTGCTGGTCGACATCAGACAGGGCGACCACATCGTCACCAAGCGGTGCGACTACGTGCTGTGCACCATCCCCTTCTCGCTGCTCCGGCGGCTGCGGTTGTGCGGGTTCAGCGAGGAGAAACTGGCTGTGATCCGTAACGTCCAGTATTGGTCCGCCACCAAGGTGGCCTTCCTGTGCGCCGAACCGTTCTGGGTACGGGACGGGATCGACGGAGGCGCATCGTTCATCGGCGGGCGCGTTCGGCAGACCTACTATCCGCCGGTTGAGGGCGATCCCGATCGGGGCGCGGTGTTGCTGGCCAGCTACACCATGGGCGATGACGCCGACGTGATCGGGGGCATGGACCCCTCCCGGCGCCACGCGGTGGTCCTGCACGAGGTCAGCAGGATGCACCCCGAACTGCTGGCACCCGGCATGGTCCGGGACGTCGTGAGCCTTGCTTGGGGCCAGCACCGGTGGAGCTGTGGTGGGGGTGTCACCCGCTGGGGCAAGGACGCGGCCGCCTGCGAGGAGGAGAGGGCGCTCGCGGCCCGTCCGGAGAAGCGCCTGTTCTTCGCCGGGGAGCACTGTTCGTCGACCACCGCCTGGATGGAGGGCGCGATCGAATCGGCGATCCACGCCGTACGGGAGATCACTCGCGATGAGCCGAGGACACCCGTGGCGGTGGCCCGGCACCACATGTAG
- a CDS encoding glycosyltransferase — MAQVLVATAPGEGHVNPMAPVARELVRRGHEVRWYTGRAYRAKVERLGARFEPMRAAYDYGGMSREEAFPHHAGLTGIKGMTAGFRDAFLEPAPDQMRDILDLLETFPADILVTDETTFGAGFVRERTGIPLVWVATSIYLLSSRDTAPLGLGLRPSSSPWGRARNALLRWMANNLVMAELRRHGDVVRARAGLAPLPGGAFENIVRPPDLYLMGTVPSFEYPRGDLLPQTRFVGPFLDPPPEPFEPPAWWADLTAGRPVLHVTQGTVANDPDRLLLPTLRAFAGQDVLVVATTGVPPDRLRLSSLPSNARVERFIPHGHLLPHVDVMVTNGGYGGVNTALAHGVPLLVTACTEEKHEVAAHVAWVGAGIHLRSRRPREAQIRQAVTRLLCDPRYRQRARALRDEYRRYDGPRQAADLIEELADNRRISQEVTADGGSDT; from the coding sequence ATGGCACAGGTGCTGGTCGCGACAGCACCGGGGGAAGGGCACGTCAACCCGATGGCGCCGGTCGCGCGGGAATTGGTACGGCGCGGCCACGAGGTGCGCTGGTACACCGGCCGGGCCTACCGAGCCAAGGTCGAAAGGCTCGGCGCCCGGTTCGAGCCGATGCGCGCCGCGTACGACTACGGGGGCATGAGCCGCGAGGAAGCCTTCCCGCACCACGCGGGCTTGACCGGGATCAAGGGGATGACGGCGGGTTTCCGGGACGCCTTCCTCGAACCCGCGCCCGACCAGATGAGGGACATCCTCGACCTGCTCGAAACCTTCCCGGCGGACATCCTGGTGACCGATGAGACCACGTTCGGTGCCGGCTTCGTGCGCGAGCGGACCGGTATCCCGCTGGTCTGGGTGGCCACCTCGATCTACCTCCTCAGCAGCCGCGACACCGCGCCGCTGGGTCTTGGCCTGCGGCCGAGCAGCTCGCCGTGGGGCCGGGCACGCAACGCGCTGCTCCGCTGGATGGCTAACAACCTGGTCATGGCCGAACTGCGCCGCCACGGGGACGTGGTTCGGGCCCGCGCGGGCCTGGCGCCTCTGCCCGGGGGCGCCTTCGAGAACATCGTGCGACCGCCCGACCTGTACCTGATGGGCACGGTGCCGTCTTTCGAGTACCCACGCGGTGATCTCCTTCCCCAGACGCGCTTCGTGGGTCCGTTCCTCGACCCACCACCGGAGCCGTTCGAGCCGCCCGCCTGGTGGGCGGACTTGACCGCTGGCCGTCCCGTGCTGCACGTCACCCAGGGCACCGTCGCCAACGATCCCGACCGTCTGCTCCTCCCCACACTGCGCGCGTTCGCCGGACAGGATGTGCTTGTCGTGGCGACGACCGGTGTGCCCCCGGACCGGCTACGGCTGAGCTCCCTGCCGTCCAACGCCCGGGTCGAACGGTTCATCCCGCACGGGCACCTCCTGCCACATGTCGACGTGATGGTCACCAATGGCGGGTACGGCGGCGTCAACACCGCCCTAGCGCACGGCGTGCCCCTGCTCGTGACCGCATGTACGGAAGAGAAGCATGAGGTAGCGGCCCATGTGGCGTGGGTGGGCGCCGGCATCCATCTGCGCAGCCGCAGGCCGCGCGAAGCCCAGATCCGACAGGCGGTGACCCGTCTGCTGTGCGATCCGCGCTACCGCCAGCGGGCGCGGGCCCTCCGCGACGAGTACCGGCGCTACGACGGGCCTCGGCAGGCCGCCGACCTCATCGAAGAACTAGCTGACAACCGACGGATTTCACAGGAGGTGACCGCGGATGGCGGCTCCGACACCTGA
- a CDS encoding SAM-dependent methyltransferase, translating to MAAPTPDDVQETYDEFTDMYVQVWDENLHVGYWDESSGETSVAEATERLTDELIARLHCAPGGRVLDVGCGIGKPAMRLAQALQVEVVGISISRPQVDRANAAAYAAGLADRVSFQHADAMALPFPDASFDAVWAMESLHHMPDRPRALREIARVLRPGGCLALADFVLHRPARGGRKAVVDAFREMGGVLSLTTIDEYEAELRQVGFEAVAATDVSEQTRPSMTKHAEAFRARREELAPYLGTEVLDQIITLNEQLGMTPEIGYVLVSAHRP from the coding sequence ATGGCGGCTCCGACACCTGACGACGTGCAGGAGACCTACGACGAGTTCACCGACATGTACGTGCAGGTCTGGGATGAGAACCTGCATGTCGGCTACTGGGATGAATCCTCTGGCGAGACATCCGTCGCCGAGGCGACCGAGCGGTTGACTGACGAGCTGATCGCCCGGCTTCACTGTGCCCCGGGCGGGCGGGTGCTCGACGTCGGGTGCGGGATCGGCAAGCCGGCGATGCGGCTCGCCCAGGCGCTCCAGGTAGAGGTGGTGGGTATCTCTATCAGCCGCCCACAGGTTGATCGCGCCAACGCGGCAGCCTACGCCGCGGGACTGGCCGACCGCGTATCGTTTCAGCACGCCGACGCGATGGCGTTGCCGTTCCCGGACGCCTCCTTCGACGCCGTCTGGGCGATGGAGTCGCTGCACCACATGCCTGACCGACCGCGGGCCCTGCGCGAGATCGCCCGCGTGCTGCGCCCGGGGGGCTGCCTGGCACTGGCCGACTTCGTCCTGCACAGGCCGGCCCGGGGAGGGCGGAAAGCCGTGGTCGACGCCTTTCGCGAAATGGGCGGAGTCCTCTCCCTCACCACTATCGACGAGTACGAAGCAGAGCTGCGCCAGGTGGGTTTCGAAGCCGTGGCCGCCACCGACGTGAGCGAGCAGACCCGTCCGTCGATGACCAAGCACGCCGAGGCGTTCCGGGCACGGCGCGAGGAACTCGCCCCGTACCTCGGGACTGAGGTGCTCGATCAGATCATCACGCTCAACGAGCAGTTGGGCATGACCCCGGAGATCGGCTATGTGCTGGTGTCGGCGCACCGGCCCTGA
- a CDS encoding cytochrome P450: MSLPLARPGLHDGGHEYFAWARTMRDHHPVVFDEAGATWHVFRYEDAVTISSDPATFSNEIQRVMPVDQLIRGNIGAMDPPKHRQMRKLVSQAFTARTVSELAPRIATLTKELLDTVTDRDDFDLVADVAYPLPVIVIAELLGVPPSDRHLFHNWVDTMLGPAYNQLTDLLEHQEVMSAYAALHEYLADHVRDRRQHPREDLLTRLAFAEADGDRLDDDEIVGFASFLLLAGHLTITVLLAHAIRCFDEHPDAYAELRADPTLIPSAIEEVLRYRSPFLPERRVTTRDVELSGQVVPANSLITASLLSANHDERRFTEPERFDIRRDPNPHLAFGHGIHFCLGAPLARLEGRIALQLLLERFPVLHVKPGTQIPLYGSPEIFGPKSLWVITR, from the coding sequence ATGAGTCTGCCGCTGGCACGTCCAGGCCTTCACGACGGGGGGCACGAATACTTCGCCTGGGCTCGCACCATGCGGGACCACCACCCGGTGGTCTTCGACGAGGCGGGCGCGACCTGGCACGTGTTCCGGTACGAGGACGCGGTGACGATCTCGTCCGACCCGGCCACGTTCTCCAACGAGATCCAACGCGTCATGCCAGTGGATCAACTGATCCGCGGCAACATCGGCGCGATGGATCCGCCCAAGCACCGCCAGATGCGCAAGCTGGTCAGCCAGGCCTTCACCGCACGGACGGTCTCCGAACTCGCCCCCCGAATCGCGACCCTGACCAAGGAGTTGCTCGACACGGTCACCGACCGAGACGATTTCGATCTTGTGGCGGACGTGGCGTACCCCCTCCCGGTGATCGTCATCGCGGAACTACTGGGCGTGCCCCCCAGCGACCGCCATCTCTTCCACAACTGGGTCGACACGATGCTGGGGCCGGCTTACAACCAGCTCACCGATCTGCTGGAGCACCAGGAGGTGATGAGCGCCTACGCGGCGCTCCACGAGTACCTAGCCGACCACGTCCGGGACCGGCGCCAGCACCCGCGCGAGGACTTGCTGACCCGGCTGGCGTTCGCCGAGGCCGACGGTGACCGGCTCGATGACGACGAGATCGTCGGCTTTGCCTCCTTCCTGCTGCTCGCCGGCCACCTCACCATCACCGTCCTGCTCGCCCACGCCATTCGCTGCTTTGACGAGCATCCCGACGCCTACGCGGAATTGCGCGCCGACCCTACGCTCATCCCTAGCGCGATCGAGGAAGTGCTGCGCTACCGTTCCCCGTTCCTGCCTGAGCGTCGGGTGACCACACGTGACGTGGAACTTTCCGGCCAAGTAGTGCCTGCGAACAGCCTGATCACCGCGTCACTGCTGTCAGCCAATCATGATGAACGTCGATTCACCGAGCCGGAACGGTTCGATATTCGACGTGATCCCAACCCACATCTGGCTTTCGGCCACGGTATCCACTTCTGTTTGGGCGCGCCACTCGCCCGTCTGGAGGGGCGGATCGCGCTCCAGCTCCTGCTCGAGCGGTTTCCGGTACTCCACGTCAAGCCGGGAACTCAAATCCCCCTCTACGGCAGTCCGGAAATCTTCGGACCGAAGAGCCTCTGGGTCATCACGCGCTGA
- a CDS encoding helix-turn-helix transcriptional regulator has translation MATRPVRGRDRELSQAAQLLRRATETGGGILLIEGPPGIGKSCLLTEVARLARTQNFEVLHATADQLLQLMPGGPIFAGLRQIPPTLEPVRDDLDVVGYQHVSLMTHFRASLEERLSRAPVLVALDDLQWADAATLLALRTLPAQFATDPVMWVLARCSPRSGPGTDAGVDRLYEFLEETGRACRMELAQLPDEVMTELVGDLLNATPGPKLRALTKEVDGNPLILTELVTGLAEEGAIRVHDGTVEIVTDATTVRAASADTVPVPLPYPLPQRFHALMHRRLDALSPSTRRLLQVAAVLGRSVVPEQVAEMLDQPPATLLPALHEALAAQVLVCTGDTITFRGAVVWQAVLETVPLPVRGALHRQAADTLLRHGGSVISAAVHLIHGARPGDAEAIKLLHRAAAEAVTSAPTTAAELALRGLELSDPADPIRLDLTDTAVEALTRAGPLSTAIELARETLARSLPTPLALTLQHQLSTALLLSGEITDALELVEKILTEPDLPPGLRDRALLNQLAGLTALQDPAAERHARDLLDASGHHPDVRVGALTTLALARSRAGQVEEALQLAREAVNHVTDAPRLAWHLNPRLALAAILIQVREFIEAAEALDTAQEEIATCGTRVLQSIPHLLRAALELARGNLDQVTAEANTGLALAEEYGMPLYTPLGNTLLATVALRRSDLVTASTHVTRLQDALIGEGARAWRIQCLWLSAQIAAAGDDQASTAQAIKEICVEQKALRRLLAEEPAAAAWLTRTALAVEAHEQAEAVSDIAERLAAANPRTPILVAAAAHVRGLRQRDPRALTRAATDHRDPWCGASAAEDLAVLLADTDRDSAVKHLDSAMATYGAIGADRDAARVRRRLRHLGVRRRHWSYANRPTMGWASLTETERTVAELVAQGLTNRQVASQMFLSPHTVGFHLRQIFRKLGIHSRIDLVRQRQQVTPHPASKAGDNQVDVR, from the coding sequence ATGGCCACGCGCCCGGTACGAGGCCGTGACCGCGAGCTGAGCCAGGCCGCGCAACTGCTCCGGCGGGCGACCGAGACCGGCGGCGGGATCCTGCTCATCGAAGGCCCGCCAGGTATCGGGAAAAGCTGCCTGCTCACGGAGGTCGCCCGCCTCGCGCGGACTCAGAACTTCGAGGTGCTACACGCGACTGCCGACCAACTGCTCCAGCTCATGCCAGGTGGCCCGATCTTCGCGGGCCTGCGTCAGATCCCGCCGACGCTCGAACCGGTAAGGGACGACCTGGACGTAGTGGGCTACCAGCACGTGAGCCTGATGACGCATTTTCGGGCGTCACTGGAGGAGCGGCTCAGCCGTGCTCCGGTGCTGGTCGCGCTGGACGACCTGCAGTGGGCGGACGCCGCCACGCTCCTGGCGTTGCGCACGTTGCCCGCGCAGTTCGCCACCGACCCGGTCATGTGGGTGCTGGCCAGGTGCTCGCCCAGGTCAGGGCCAGGTACCGACGCCGGTGTCGACCGGCTGTACGAATTCCTCGAAGAGACCGGACGCGCCTGTCGCATGGAACTGGCCCAGCTTCCGGACGAGGTCATGACGGAACTGGTCGGCGACCTCCTCAACGCGACGCCCGGACCGAAGCTGCGGGCCCTGACGAAGGAGGTGGACGGCAACCCTCTGATCCTCACCGAACTGGTCACGGGCCTGGCGGAGGAGGGCGCCATCCGAGTCCACGACGGCACAGTGGAGATCGTCACCGACGCAACCACGGTGAGAGCCGCGTCGGCGGATACGGTGCCCGTCCCCCTGCCGTACCCGCTGCCCCAACGATTCCACGCGCTGATGCACAGGCGGCTGGACGCGCTGTCTCCGTCAACCCGCCGGCTTCTTCAGGTCGCGGCCGTACTAGGACGCTCGGTCGTCCCGGAGCAGGTCGCCGAAATGCTGGACCAGCCGCCAGCGACACTGTTGCCCGCCTTGCACGAGGCGTTGGCCGCCCAGGTGCTGGTCTGCACGGGCGACACCATCACCTTCCGGGGCGCCGTCGTCTGGCAGGCGGTACTCGAGACCGTGCCGCTCCCGGTGCGCGGCGCGCTTCACCGTCAGGCGGCCGACACGCTGTTGCGGCACGGCGGATCGGTGATCTCCGCAGCGGTCCACCTCATCCACGGTGCACGGCCGGGGGACGCCGAAGCGATCAAGCTACTCCACCGGGCGGCTGCGGAAGCGGTTACCTCCGCCCCGACGACCGCTGCGGAACTCGCCCTGCGCGGCCTCGAACTCAGCGACCCCGCCGATCCGATCCGGCTCGACCTGACCGACACCGCCGTTGAGGCGCTCACCCGTGCGGGCCCCCTGTCGACGGCGATCGAATTGGCCCGCGAGACGCTCGCCAGGTCACTCCCCACGCCCCTGGCCCTCACCCTTCAGCACCAGCTCTCGACCGCGCTGCTGCTCAGCGGCGAGATCACGGACGCACTCGAGCTGGTTGAGAAGATTCTCACCGAACCCGATCTGCCGCCCGGCCTACGCGATCGGGCTCTGTTGAACCAGCTCGCCGGCCTGACGGCGCTCCAAGACCCCGCCGCGGAGCGGCACGCGAGGGATCTACTCGACGCGAGCGGCCACCATCCGGATGTGCGGGTCGGCGCGCTCACCACCCTGGCTCTCGCCCGGTCGCGAGCCGGACAAGTCGAGGAGGCCCTTCAGCTCGCTCGGGAGGCGGTGAACCACGTCACGGACGCACCCCGCCTCGCCTGGCACCTCAACCCGCGCCTCGCCCTCGCCGCCATCCTCATCCAGGTACGGGAGTTCATCGAGGCCGCCGAAGCGCTAGATACCGCCCAAGAGGAGATCGCCACTTGCGGCACCCGGGTCCTGCAGAGCATCCCGCACCTGCTGCGCGCTGCCCTCGAGCTGGCCCGCGGCAACCTTGACCAGGTGACCGCCGAGGCCAACACCGGACTCGCCCTCGCGGAGGAGTACGGGATGCCGCTGTACACACCGTTGGGCAACACCCTCCTCGCGACCGTCGCCCTGCGCCGCAGCGACCTGGTCACGGCCTCCACGCACGTGACGCGCCTGCAAGACGCCCTCATCGGGGAGGGGGCCCGCGCGTGGCGGATCCAGTGCCTCTGGCTGAGTGCGCAGATCGCCGCAGCCGGTGACGACCAAGCCAGCACCGCGCAAGCGATCAAGGAGATCTGTGTGGAGCAGAAGGCGCTCCGCCGACTCCTCGCCGAGGAGCCGGCGGCGGCGGCCTGGTTGACCCGTACCGCGCTGGCTGTGGAGGCCCACGAGCAGGCAGAAGCGGTGTCCGACATCGCGGAACGCCTCGCTGCGGCCAATCCCCGAACGCCCATCCTGGTCGCCGCGGCAGCCCATGTCCGCGGCCTGCGCCAACGTGATCCCCGTGCCCTCACCCGGGCCGCAACCGACCATCGGGACCCCTGGTGCGGGGCGTCCGCGGCTGAGGACCTCGCGGTCCTGCTGGCCGACACCGATCGGGATTCCGCGGTGAAGCACCTGGACTCCGCGATGGCCACCTACGGGGCGATCGGCGCCGACCGGGATGCCGCACGCGTCCGGCGTCGCCTCCGCCACCTCGGCGTGCGACGGCGCCACTGGAGCTACGCCAACCGTCCCACAATGGGGTGGGCAAGCCTTACCGAGACCGAACGAACCGTCGCGGAGCTGGTCGCCCAGGGGCTGACCAACCGGCAGGTGGCCAGCCAGATGTTCCTCTCCCCACACACGGTCGGGTTCCACTTGCGGCAGATCTTCCGCAAGCTCGGCATCCATTCCCGTATCGACCTGGTCCGCCAACGGCAACAGGTCACCCCACACCCGGCCAGCAAAGCCGGCGACAACCAGGTGGACGTCCGATGA
- a CDS encoding flavin reductase family protein — translation MSRPVPDRAKPGRATRPAPAVTEIEHRALMSAFPTGVAVITALDEEDRPHGLTCTSLASVTLSPPTLLVCLDTRSGTLGAIRHGGQFAVNLLHSRSQRVAEIFSTPVPDRFGQVRWHRSTRLGVPWLVEDAFALAACTVSGSVLVGDHEVVFGEVREIMVGDDVPLLYGMRRFATWLPDSLPGCTVS, via the coding sequence ATGAGCCGTCCGGTCCCCGACCGTGCCAAGCCCGGGCGGGCCACTCGGCCCGCCCCGGCGGTGACGGAAATCGAGCACCGGGCGCTGATGAGCGCCTTCCCCACCGGGGTCGCCGTGATCACCGCGCTGGACGAAGAGGATCGGCCTCATGGCTTGACCTGCACGTCGTTGGCGAGCGTCACCCTGAGCCCGCCGACCCTGCTGGTCTGCCTCGACACCCGCAGCGGCACGCTGGGCGCGATCCGTCACGGTGGACAATTCGCGGTCAACCTGCTGCACTCCCGATCCCAGCGCGTTGCGGAGATCTTCTCCACCCCGGTCCCGGACCGGTTCGGTCAGGTGCGCTGGCACCGGTCAACCCGCCTGGGCGTGCCTTGGCTGGTCGAGGACGCCTTCGCGCTCGCGGCGTGCACGGTGTCCGGCTCCGTGCTCGTCGGCGACCACGAGGTGGTGTTCGGCGAGGTCCGCGAAATCATGGTCGGCGACGACGTGCCGCTCCTCTATGGCATGCGCCGGTTCGCGACCTGGCTCCCCGACTCGCTCCCCGGCTGCACGGTGTCCTGA